From the Streptomyces pluripotens genome, one window contains:
- a CDS encoding tellurite resistance TerB family protein yields MALWDRIRESASQMQTQLVAKKNDLKSGAFRDASMAMCALVAAADGTVDPSERQRVAQLIATNEVLQNFSADDLRRRFEDNLNKLTTDFAFGKVSVLQEIAKAKKKPAEARAVIQIGIVIGGADGDFDKTEQAIVREACYTLDLPPHEFDL; encoded by the coding sequence ATGGCCCTGTGGGACCGCATCAGGGAATCGGCGTCGCAGATGCAGACCCAGTTGGTTGCGAAGAAGAACGACCTGAAGAGCGGCGCCTTCCGCGACGCGAGCATGGCGATGTGCGCCCTCGTGGCTGCTGCCGATGGGACCGTTGACCCGTCGGAGCGGCAGCGGGTTGCCCAACTCATCGCCACGAACGAGGTTTTGCAGAACTTCTCGGCGGATGATCTCAGGCGCCGCTTCGAGGACAATCTGAACAAGCTGACGACCGACTTCGCCTTCGGCAAGGTGAGTGTGCTGCAGGAGATCGCCAAGGCGAAGAAGAAGCCGGCCGAGGCACGGGCCGTCATCCAGATCGGTATCGTCATCGGCGGGGCCGACGGCGACTTCGACAAGACCGAGCAGGCCATCGTGCGCGAGGCGTGCTACACGCTCGACCTGCCGCCGCACGAATTCGACCTCTGA
- a CDS encoding sporulation protein: MVFKRLLGAMGVGGPGVDTVLDGGPVLPGGALTGRVLLRGGESAVGIEHIGLELIARVEAEHEDAESEGTVVFDRFTICGYFRLGEHEDRELPFSVPVPWETPITELHGQPLGIVLGVRTEVRVAGARDKGDLDPLAVRPLPVQEAVLEALGQVGFGFHSADLEYGRIGGTGQQLPFYQEIELFPAPQYAHAVQEVELTFLASPTGVEVVLEADKRERPHSSGHDALARFELRHDDATSLDWNREVESWMAWLTEHHHAHSGHPEHHHGDVPHPDHHPGHDDHRCGPGLGTALAVGAAGLAVGVVGGLVAAEVVDEIGDFFEDDQGDEDGDDGDGDDG, from the coding sequence GTGGTGTTCAAAAGGCTGCTGGGTGCGATGGGCGTCGGCGGCCCCGGCGTGGACACGGTACTGGACGGCGGCCCAGTGCTGCCCGGTGGCGCGTTGACCGGACGGGTGCTGCTCAGGGGCGGCGAATCGGCCGTGGGGATCGAGCACATCGGCCTGGAACTGATCGCTCGCGTCGAGGCGGAGCACGAGGACGCGGAGAGCGAGGGCACGGTCGTCTTCGATCGGTTCACTATCTGCGGCTACTTCCGGCTCGGCGAGCACGAGGATCGAGAACTGCCGTTCAGCGTGCCGGTCCCGTGGGAAACCCCGATCACGGAGTTGCACGGCCAGCCGCTCGGCATCGTGCTGGGAGTCCGTACGGAGGTCAGGGTGGCCGGTGCCCGGGACAAGGGCGATCTGGATCCGCTCGCCGTCCGTCCACTACCCGTGCAGGAAGCGGTCCTGGAGGCACTCGGCCAGGTCGGTTTCGGCTTCCACTCGGCCGATCTGGAGTACGGCCGCATCGGCGGTACGGGCCAACAGTTGCCGTTCTACCAGGAGATCGAGTTATTCCCGGCCCCGCAGTACGCGCACGCGGTGCAGGAGGTCGAGCTAACCTTCCTCGCCTCCCCCACGGGCGTCGAGGTGGTGCTCGAGGCGGACAAGCGGGAGAGACCGCACTCGTCCGGGCACGACGCACTGGCCCGGTTCGAGCTGCGCCACGATGACGCGACGAGCCTGGACTGGAACAGAGAAGTCGAGAGCTGGATGGCCTGGTTGACCGAACACCACCATGCCCACAGCGGTCACCCGGAACACCACCACGGCGACGTGCCGCACCCCGACCACCACCCCGGCCACGACGATCACCGTTGCGGACCGGGCCTGGGTACGGCCCTGGCCGTGGGCGCTGCGGGCCTCGCCGTCGGTGTGGTGGGCGGTCTGGTGGCCGCGGAAGTCGTGGACGAGATCGGTGACTTCTTCGAGGACGACCAGGGCGACGAGGACGGAGACGACGGAGACGGAGACGACGGCTGA